CAACTAATGGCCAAATAGGAACAGTCAGGATCCGACAATTGGATTTTAATTATTGTCATTAGCCTTTAGATATATGTATGATAAGAAGAAAATAGACGTAACAACCTAATCTTTACTTGCTCTTCCCCTTCTAGCGTGGATTGCATATGATTGGTTGGTTCAAGGATGCCTTATTAACAATACTAAGATCCTTTGTTTTAAGTAATCCTTAGAATCAGATCCACCCagtcaaaacaaataaaaaaaatacatcaaTCCTTTTCGCTTGTGCACATAATTCATGTATTTCCATTGTAATGCCACAGTTACATAGGAACTGTCGCTGAAAACGTTGTGAAGTGAATCAACTATTTCTGACCTGCATTAGTGCGGCCTTCCATTTCTTCTGCCAAGATATGCACTTCTAGTCTAGTAACTATTAGGAAATGGAAAGGAAGAGTGCTTTGTTAACCCGGAAAGACCGTATTAAATGTTAGATGACCTGGCCTTAAGCTGGGTTTTACTGCTCTTCTTCATGATTGGCCCCTTCATTTCGCTTCGCTGCTTTGGTTAATTTCAGTTACAAGAAGTCTGTGAGGAAGAACTGTTTGGCAGAAGAAAGGCATATCTACAAATCCCaatcttccttttccttcttcccgCAGCAAAGGATACACATAAAACCCTCCTCCGCTTCTTTCCCATAGACCCCAGACAACAGACAAGTACATCACAATTCTGGCGGAATATTTTGGAGGGCCAGCTGCTTCTGTCGGAGTATTGGTTAAAATCTTGGTAGGGTTCTTTTGTCCAAAATGAGAAGTATTACTACCTGTTACAGTGAGCATTCAATCAAGGTTTCGAATTCGTATTGTTCAGGGCCTTCCGGTCAGCCTTACCTCTCCCCTGGCTTGATTCCTTCGGTTCAAAATTCGGTTACTTGTCTGTACAAAGTCAAACTCTCGGCTGAAAAGCACTTCTTCATCAAAATCACATGGTGCGACTCAGTAGGCCAAGGCTTCTCAATTGGTATTGGGGAGGATACCCGTTCTCTTTCCAAATTCAGCAGAAATTCCAGGCAATTCAAGAAGGTCAAAGGCACAAAAGCCTTCGAATGCTGCGATTCAAGAATCGAAGTGCTCTGGGATCTGTCTCAGGCTACGTTTGACATTGGCCCTGAGCCGGTCAATGGATATTATGTTACGGTTTGGGTCGATTCTGAATTAAGTCTAATTCTTGGAGACATGGAAGAAGAATTAGACGTGAGAAAAAGCACGTCCGGCGTACAATTGCCAAAATTTTCATTGCTTTCCCGGAGCGAACATTTCTCAGGGAATGCCCTGTATTCAACCAAGGCTCAGTTTTGCGACGCGGGAACATGTCATGACATAGTGATCAAGTGCGTTCGTGAAGACACGGGATCAAAGGATTCGGAATTATCTGTGACTATTGATAAGAAGAATGTCATTCACGTGAAGAGGTTGCAGTGGAATTTTAGGGGAAATCAGACAATTTTTGTGGATGGACTATTGGTGGATATGATGTGGGATGTTCACGACTGGTTTTTCAATCCGTCACCTGGATATGCTGTCTTCATGTTTAGGACGAGAAGCGGGCTGGATAGCAGATTGTGGTTGGAGGAGAAAATGTTGGAGCAGAAGGAACAAGAGAAAGGTGGCTTCTCTTTGTTGATCTGTGCCCGTAAGACCTCTGACTAACTGATTTTCCTCCTCCTCAGTTGCCATTCTATCTCCATACTATTGGGATCCTTTTTCTCACCGTGTGTTTTTTGCCACGCAAACTTTAGCTTTATAGATTAATTAACCATCGAAAAGAATTATACGACGATATATAATATAGCAGTTAGGAGACCAAAGAAGATGAGATTGATTTGCAGATATTGCCGTTACACTACCATAGACATGGCTCCTTCCCATGGATTGGACCTTGTAGTTTCTGCTCTGTCTCTGTGATGAAACGGATCATTCCCCAACATATAATTTACGGGAATGATTCTCAATTGTACAGCTTTTACTCAATTTCCTTTGATTTTACGAAGATGATTGTTCAATGGAGTGCAGTGTTTATGGTCCCTCTTTCCCTCCCTCTCCAAGGTTGGACGTTGCATGTTAGAAAGTTGCTTCCTTTCGTTATTGCCTATTTGCCTCTGTCAGCAAATCATCCTTGCACTTGTAAGATTTAATCTAAAATCAAGCAGAAATTTATGATCCCTTAATCCAGAATTGAAGTTTTCTTCCGCAAGTACTCCTGGTCTGCAGAAGTTTAGGAGTATAATTTGGTTGCCAAGGAGTCGTAAAAAAACTTAGCCACTTTATTTGACAGCAAGGGTGTGCCGGATCTAAACTTTTTGGCTGTCCGGTCTGCAATACTTTTCCGGGAGCTGTGTAGTGTCTATGATCTAAAGTTGCGAGTTTTGCCAACATATATAAAAACAAGAAAGGCCGAAAAAAGAGACAGAATATACGCGTAAACCACCGGTGACTAGAGAGCTATCCTTGCGTCGTGTGAGCAACAGGTAAAGTATGCATTGGCCAAGTGTTAGCAAAAGTAATGCTGAGAAAACATTCTGGACACCAAAGTATGTTGgctgcaccatttttttttttttttttttataatgggcgggcccaaaaaaaaaaaaaaaaaaaaaaaccttttctctcttttcttttttggaaggATAATTGCAGAGGGCTTATAATAAAAACAGAGCGGAACTAAAAGGCCAATTCTTTTTTGAAAGACTGTAAAAGTTCTCTTCTGATAATGAAATGACTCTAAAAATCCTTTCCGTAACACTAAAGTGACTCTAGTGATGCAGATCATTTCTCTCCTTGATTGCATTTAGAAAAAAGAACAGTAGTGCTTCTTCTCCGAACTGACTCGAATATCAAGTGTCTGGTTGATGAAGTTAGACCCAAGTCAATTTTTTTCTCCGATTAACCCTATCCTGTGGTCCTGTCTTTTCATATGCTCCTTGGCAACTAATCGAGAGATTAGAATTTAAACACTTCATCCAACTCTCTCCCAGATCAGCCAATTTTGGAACCCCCCCAAAAACAGGCTGCTCACCTTCCCATGACTGCGTTCAACGATCCCAACCTTTCCCATTCAATCACTTTCTGGAGAGTTAAACAGTTGAGACCAATATAGTAGCTTGCGTATCACTTTGGTGAAAGCTCTTTCGTCGCTATCCATTTAGGACTTACCGGCCATCTCAATTTAATGCTTCAGCCGCTCGTCACCGTTTTGACTCGGAAGGTTTATTTTTGGCTGCGTAATGTGTAGGTAGATAGCCAACATCCTATTGACTTATTCCTCCAATTTGAACTTCTCTGCAATTAAATTGCCTAATGGGGAGCGAGGTTGTGATTTTCACATTCGAATTTTGAATGGCTTATATACTTttggaataaaatttaaaacacgtaatcacatatatatatatatatatgtatatatattgtttTATAACTATtattgtaactttttttttttctacgaAGGTGGTATTCAAATTTAGCCGGACTAATCCATCTCTTGACTTGCAATTGTACGTAGAATCCTTGGATCCATACTCCATTTAAGTGTCAATACTAGGACAAGTCAGACCCTTCAAAATAATACTACTATATTTCTTTATCAAAACGACATGTTTATCAAGTGTCAATGCTAGGAAAAGTCAGATGCTTCACAGACATTCAGAAATAGTCGCCTGTGTCCCGCGGACTATTCTTCGTATatgcaaaaattttaaaaaactatATATGTTATATACATAATTTTAGATATGTTAaaaatagctctctctctctctctaattaAATTTTCTGGCCGTCTATGACTATATTCTAATTCTAACAAAAGCAATCAATTGCAAAAAGATGTTGGCAGTTTGTGCCTCTTGAAATTGAGAAGAATCACAGCAACACGTGCTAGTGAACTTTGTTAGAATGTTCAAATGTATGAACCTCTGTTACCTTTCTACTTTGGTTGGCAAGTGTAACACTCACTCCTGCTTGTTTTCGTGTCCTTAATATGCATTTTCTGTGCGGAGTTATGCCCAGTAATAGATAATTGTACCATCGATAGTGCATCAAATCCGTGATCTTGGTAGTTTAGGTTAACCACGGCAGCCCTTCCTATTGGGTTTTGCAGTCTATTCATTACTACACACAGAACAGATGATGCAAGTTCTAGTGACACTGGCATGGTTGCCTCCCTCTGAACTGCATTGCAGATCTTTTTTGAGACTTTGGTAGAGCAACTACTTTTAATTCTTTTGGCTTCTGGGTAGTACGTGTTCTGGAAACTTGCATACATTATGCTTGCAACTCTTTTTGCAGGCAAGTTATCTCAATGATGCTGAAGTAATTAAGAGGCGCCCGTTGTGGCTAGGGACATAGAAATACTACTGATGCTTTATAGTAATTGAGTTAATCTTCTGTGATTCAGGTAGCAAAAAGAACGCAATACCATCACGACAAACTTAGTAGAGTCTGTTCTACAACTgtcattttttgttttcctgTTGGACGGAGAAGAGTTACTTTTAGTACATGTAGAAGAATTGGGACAATAGCAAGGCAAGGCATAGCAAAAAGTCTATTTTCAGCTTCGGCAACATCTTTGGATGATAGACACTAACTAGTATTCTTGGTCAAGAAAACTACCGCGTGCATCAGATGGTTGTTAATCTTTGACTGTTTGCGAGTCTTTGGGCTCaattttgaatgagaaattacGTTTTCAGAATTTCTATCCATGATTCTGCCACTTGCACACAAATTTCAAAAAGCTGGACTTCTTGAATCTGATGTTCCCGTCGAATATGTCCTGTACTCCAGCTTCGTCGAAGCCAGGATACTTTTGCCCGTGTCCCATGAAGCATCAGCTGCAATTTGCAGGCAAGAATATTCCAGACTGCAGAAGAAGATTAGGAAGAATGTTTTAGTCACACAGTAGCGTAGCATCAATTTTAGTGTCAACTTGGTAGAGAATGTATTCTCGGCAGTGAAGAATGTATATGTAATGGTGCATTCGGATATTAACGAGTAAAAAAGATGGAATAACTTGTGTGAGAATTCAGAGGACGATTCCCTAGCTACACAGGGAAGGCGTGGGTTGCAAACCCTGCGACGCGCCTTCCTTTGTGCTGAGTAACTATCTGGATCAAGATCAGGACCCCTGAAACGATGATGGTTCACTCACCGGTGCCTTCCTTCCAAGTTCTGACGATGCTTAAAACGACTTTATTGCTTCATAATTACAATAATagctttctgtttttctttttcttaaaaaggaaaagaaaaggaccaAAACCCTCGTCGCCTGGAGCATCAATTGTGAAGACAGCTGATAGTTTGGCGACAGCTCGAGTTCTTGTATGCACGCTGTAGCATCCCAGTTCCAAATTCCAACCCCCACGGCGGGCTCTGTCCCCACTTACTCTTTCCCCAAGCCGGCGGTCCCACaactttttattatttcttaaaTCTCAAGGGTCATATATTTCCCCCACCGTACGTTGTTCGTGGGATTAAAAAACGCTTGGCCAGAGCAGAGCATGGTAATGGTCATCAACTATAGGTCACCTTCTGCAAAATGTCAGAGAGTCTACTTCCGGCCCGAAATGGAAtttcgaaaaaaaataataataataaagtctACTGACTGACTGACTGACTCTGAGGGTTATTAGGTCATGCATGCATCATGAGTTGTACGTACACGTAAATTTTAATCGTAGCTACTATTTGGAAATTTTCGGTGCGTAACAGGACCATAATaattgaagtttgaaatttttctttattGGGTAACAAATGAGTTGACTActgcattcttttttttaaaggaaTGAAAGAGAGAATGAATGTCATGGGAGTTGACGTGTTTGATGGCCTGCTCCTCTATGCTGACAGTTACTTTGGCGTGGCGGGGCATGAAGGAATATAAACATATTAGTGGTAGGGTTAGTTTAGTACAATACGTTGTTTGTGAGCCGGAATAAAATTCACAAATTGGCCGGGGCTTTGCTCAATTAAATACCCGTTTGTTTTGGGCGCCAGAGGCTCAACACACCGTCGCCAAGATGCCGTCAAAGACAAAGTTAGTGAAATGGGACGAGGGAGTTTTGTAAGTTCGTGTTCTTTCAAATCGAATCGAAGAGAcagagaaatgcttgttctttcAAATCGAATCGAAGCAATTGGTTAGTGAAGAATCGGGAGAGCAATTGGTTAGCCAAGAATCGGGAGAGCGCGGTTCGATAGGACACCAAACAGGCGCCATCGAACTAACTTGCAATACATGATGATCcctctctccccccccccccccgggtgTTGTGACTTGGACGCTCAAGTCAATCGGGAGACATGGTGAATGAAATCTTGTACTGATACCTTCTACTGTTTCATCAGTTGTATTGTTGTCTTTGTCCGAATATTTAGTTGAATGAAATCACTTATCAcgttttatccaaaaaaaaaaaaaaaaaggacacgAATCAGTACAACATCTCCATATCGGATTAGACTGgaacaagtaaataaaacaACGCACCCCGATGCATGCCGCCCCCCGGGTTGTTGAATTTGAGACCGACAG
The Coffea arabica cultivar ET-39 chromosome 6c, Coffea Arabica ET-39 HiFi, whole genome shotgun sequence genome window above contains:
- the LOC113692336 gene encoding uncharacterized protein, producing the protein MRSITTCYSEHSIKVSNSYCSGPSGQPYLSPGLIPSVQNSVTCLYKVKLSAEKHFFIKITWCDSVGQGFSIGIGEDTRSLSKFSRNSRQFKKVKGTKAFECCDSRIEVLWDLSQATFDIGPEPVNGYYVTVWVDSELSLILGDMEEELDVRKSTSGVQLPKFSLLSRSEHFSGNALYSTKAQFCDAGTCHDIVIKCVREDTGSKDSELSVTIDKKNVIHVKRLQWNFRGNQTIFVDGLLVDMMWDVHDWFFNPSPGYAVFMFRTRSGLDSRLWLEEKMLEQKEQEKGGFSLLICARKTSD